The Rhinolophus sinicus isolate RSC01 linkage group LG15, ASM3656204v1, whole genome shotgun sequence region CCCTTACAGtcctcagtctttctttaaagtgaaaattgtaataatttctacctcatggggttgttgtaaCAATTAAATAAGGTAGTGATATAAAGTGTCTAGCACATTCCTGACAGGTGCTATTGTTGGCCCAGATGATAAGATCCATTACTGGGCAGTCATAATGGTTAGGAAGTTCTAGTGGGGCAAGCAGACTGTCTCTCCCACTGAGAATCACAGATTGGTCCCGCTGTTCATGAATGACAATGAGTCTTTCAGTTCTTCCTCAGCCACTGGAACCCCACGTTTGAAGACAGCTGTTGGCCTGCCCTCTAGCCCCAGCCTGGCTCTCCTTCCTTCCAGTTTCTGGTTGTCATCATCACTTAGTTTCTGGGTGGCCAAATCCTCATCCAATCTGGTATTCCTCTCCTGGTTCTCTCTGGCTTGTCACCTTTTCTTTATCACAATGTGGTGCTGTGGAAGGGATTAGTACCTGGGACAACGACCTCAGGACAGTAGCTTCTCTTCTGGTGCTTCTCATCTACTTGGGTCTTCTGGTTGGGTCTTCTCACTTAAGGGGACCTTGTTTTGAGCTTATGGACAAAACAGCcaaattttgttcttcttccttccttccttccttttctttttttctttctttctaccttttttccattcctttccttttttccttttctagcccctccccatctctctctctctctccttaccccctccttccattcctttctctttctcataaatTTCCATCTAACCAGATTTCCCAGTCCTATTCTTATGTAACCAATTTTTTTGGAACCTCAACACAGGATTTAGCACTCATCCCTGGTGAATTTCATCTTGTTGGTTTCAACCCAACTTCACAATCTGTCTAGGCTGCCTTGGATCTGCTTCAGTTACCCATTGTATTGGAACTCCTTCTCAGCCAGCAGCCATCTGCAGGGTGAAGGGACTCATGACAATACCAGGCAGCCCAGGGCCAGGATGGTGATCTTCTTCAGCTTAATCAAAATTGTCTAGTTTTAAGTCTGGGTCTCCAGCTCACATTTCTGTCTTGTGCATAAGGACAAATGCCAAGTGCTTTGCTGGATCAAGATAAATTGTCTGGGGTCACCGAATTGCAATGGCAGAGGTGGGACGAAGTTTGGCTGGTGTTCAAAGATCATGGCTTAATCCTTTCCTAAATATTCTAGTCACCCAGCTAGAAACTTGTTCTGGAACTTGCCATGCATGGATGTCAAATTGTTCTATTCTGTTCAGAATGTACCTTTTACTTCTTTGGGTAAAACCAAATACCAACAGCTCTTGTGAGGTAAGCCTGTTCATCAATGGCTTCCCCCAACACTTAGCATCAAGTCCAAAGTCCTTCCCTTGGCCACAAGGTGCTGCCTGCCTTCCCCGACCCCGACCTCATCTCCTGGACTCCTCACCTGCTTCCAACCCATGGGCCTCCTTGCTTTTACTTGAACACATCAAGCCTGCTTCCACGTCAGGGCCTTTGCTCTGGCTGTTCTTTCTGTCCAGAACACTTTATTTCTGGGCAGCCACCTGGctcattcatttatctttctgCTCACTTCATCAGAAGGGCCTTCCCTGACTACGCTGCCTAAAATGTCAGCCCACTCCCAACACCCACATCATTCTAGCACTAGCTCCCTACCTTTATGTTTACTCCAAGCGCTGGCCACCACTGgccatacatttatttattcgtTTACTCTTTACCCCTGGTTGGATGTAAGGTCCATGAGGGTAGGGACTTTTTTGTTCACTGTTCCATCCCAGACTGGAATGGTACcgggcacatggtaggtgctcaataaatatttattgaacacatgaATCAACAAATCTTTCAGAACTCCAGGTGAACCCCCACTACCACTATCCCCTGACTCCAATCTCAGTGGAGGAAGAGTTGTCTTCCACCTCCAACTGTCCTGAGAGCTCCCTGCCTATACCCTCTTTCCTAACCAAAGACCCTTCTCCTTGGTGGGGAAGAAGGAATAGAAGGAATAGTCACAACTCTGTAGTGACACTGCCTTCCTCAGGATGAGGGCTTAATTAGCCTCCCTCTGGCCTTTATTTAAATGGGAGTGGGAAGAGCGTGTTCTTTTCCCAAAACAGGGTCATCTTGATGTTTATCTCTTTGAAATCATGAAAAAAGTACTGTTTAAAGCTGCCCACAAGGGACCCTACCTGCCTTCTCGGccaccctcagcccctcccctcatcccTTCCAGTCTCACCCAGAAGCTCTGCCACTCTTTCTCCCTTGTTCTGTCCCCATTTTCTACTACTCCCTGACACTCCCCAAAGACAGTAATTTGCAACCTTTGCCCTCGCAGAGACACTGTCTGCTCTTACTTCTACCAGCCCCAGATCCCCACAAACATCACCCCggtctccttctcctcctctgacCCCAAGAGGAGGCAGCACACTGAGGATTGGGGCTCAGCCTCTTTATTAGGCAGCAGGAAAGGGGTGGCCCAGCTCTGATAGGAGGGGGAGGTCATCAGGTGCCTCCATGGAACAGCTTCAACCCGTGGGTGACCAGAGAAGAAGGTCTCTGGGGGGCACTCAGAGAagaaggggcagggcaggcaTCACAGCCAGCCTTTCCGCTAAGATAGAGCGTGGGCTGCGCCATCACTCTTCCTCTTCATTGTCTTCTTCCAAGGGTGGCCGATTCCGCTTGAAGAAGCCAACCTGGGGGTGTACAGGGGCCGGGGACAGGTTGTAAAGATGACCCTTAGGCCCCAGAGCAGCAGTGGAGGAAGTAAGTATGTTAGAAACCAGCCAGCCTCGAGGTCCTCTCCTGGACCAGCACGAAACATGGACCCCACTGTGTGCACAAATGGAGGCCTTTCCCCATTTAGAGATAATGCatgtaacaatttaaaaaacaaagttttgttttttctttcctgaatttttcttaaatactgaTGATTATGACTCAAGTGCATGATGGAATGTATTTGATTCTTATATGTCTAATGTGTGGTTTTCCGTAAAAGCATCATGCTTTCCAGGGCTTGTGCACCTGAGTGAGTTTGAGAACAGCACACGTGTTCTCCAGGCTCAGAGGAGGGAGTATCCACCAGGGCCTCATACGGAGCAAGGAGCAGGGTCTGGATCAGATCTGGGTCTCCCACCTCCGTTGAGAAaggacagagcagggaggaggtAAAGCCGTCCTCCTCGGCAGTCAGAGTTCCTGAAGGCAAGACTCATTCCCTGTGACTCTCCCTCTCGGGGAAATGGGCCTAAAGGACTTAGACTTCCGGTCCCACCTCTCCCAGAAGTCTGTGCCCTGGAACAGATCCTCTGGAGAATGACATTCTGATAGTGGAGATGTAGATCAGCTGGGCTGTGATCACCCACTTGGGccactgtctctctctgcctccccgtGAGGGTGAGCAGGGCCAAGCCTGGGCCCACCTGGGGATCCCGCCTCCCTTCATGCCTCACCTTCCACATGGCCAGGACCAGGAATGTGAACAACAACAGGCCACCCAGCACGCCTATCAGCACCCACCAGATTGGAATGTCCCTCTCCTCCAAGGCCCGAAGCACTTGCGTCTGCACCTGAGGACAAACCGGAGCACGTCTTCCGTCACCTTGACACTTGTCTTTCCCCAAAACTCAAACTTGCGAAGTGGTGACACCCAGCCAAGCCACCTACCTGTCTCGCCCCTCAGACCCAGGgaggccccacccccatcctgctaGGCGTGGACACGTGGGAGGAGCAATGGGTCCTGCAGGACTCATCTCCTAAACACCATTCCGTACTCACCAGAGCGTCCCCACTGGGCAGGCTGAGGGCGGGCACGGCATAGGGAAGGGAGGAGACATTGAACCACGCGTGCGACTGCAGCACAAACTGATCCAGTGGCCTCtggatggggttggggggaagcCATTCACATGAGGCCTATTGGTTGTAGGGGTCCAGCCCCAAGCTATTCCCCTGGGGAGGCCTGTGCCTGGCCTAATCCCATCCCTCCAAAGTAAACTTGGCCccgcaaataaataaataaataaataccaacaaATCTATAGTAGAAAACAAAGTAAACCTTGCCCTCGCTCTCTTCCCACTCACCGTGCCCCACCTCTCCATCCACCTCCAGAAGGCCCTACCCCACCTGACGGAGGCTGGGCAGCCACAGGAAGGCCACCACGGTGACCATGGCTCGCTGTCCACGCACCATCTCCTGCAGTTCACACTGCACCACAGTACAGGGCACCGAGTCGCAGCTCTGAGGGGATGTGTCATTAGTTCCCAGCCCCTTCTGACCCATTACCCCCTCACTCCAAGGACCCAACACAGAGGAGGTGGGGGGACAGCGGGGTGGGGGCAGTCAGGGAGCTTGGGCCTCGCCCTCAGGAAGGGCTTCAGATTCAAGCTTCAGACGTTATCTCTAAATAGGGTTGCTCATACAATCCCAGAGATccagggagagggcaggaagaCATGGGTCCTCATAAGGTGTTCAATACCCAGAATTTTTGTCACCCTGCTTTGGCATTTATTCACTGTCTTTAATGTACTGACAACCTTACAAAATGCGAGTACCCCCATTCCGCCCCAGACACAAGACCAGCACAATCTGTCATACTCACTTGGACCAAGGTGGCCAACCAGAGGCCCACATCACACTTTGGTCCCCTGTCTCTGCCTCCTATCCCTCTTTCTTCTGGGCCCCAGGGAGGGGAGACCCCAGCTGGAGACTACAGAGGCTGCTCACCACAAGAACTGGATCCTGAAGCCCTGAGGGTGGTTTGGGCCCTCTTAGGAATGCATGCCTGCGCTCCCGCTTGCGACTGGTGGCGATGGaggaaggggtggaggtgggcaTGCCCCAGGCCTGCTGAGGAGGCAAAGAAGCTGTCAGGTCCCATGCTCTACCCATCTGCCAGCCCTCCCAAAGGGATCCTGGTTGATGGGCTGGGGACTCATCCGCAGCTGTTTCTTCTCCCCAAGCTCTTACCTTGAGGGGGTTGGGAGAGGTCTGTGGGGAGCACTGAAGCCCCCCCTGAGGCTGTATATCCTCGATGTAGAGCAGGTCGGAGGACTGGGACTGGTTGGGGAGGTGGAGGCTGAGGCGGAGGCCACTTACGGTACCAGGGCCATTGTTGTGGagctggtgggggtggtggtagCAGGATGTTAGGTGGCCCAGCACCAAGACTTAACTCCTGGGACCCTCTCACTCCAGCCTGGGCCCGGAAGCTCCTCCCTACCTCATATTTGTGCACCACTTTGGGGCCCCGGAAATCCGAGCTGTTCTCCCTGTCACCTTCTGCCGCCACCACCAGGAAAGCTGGAAGGGAGTTCCTGCAGGGGCCCAAGCACACCCCCACCAGGGTAAGCTTGATCCCCTGACTTGCCTGTGGGGGTTCCCTTAGAGCCCCCTGAACCTAGGGCTCTGCCTGCCATCTCCCTTATCCACCCTCTCGGCCTCTCACCCTCGTAGCTCTACGTGGGCCTCCGCCCGGACTGGCACATCCAACAGCACCGCCTCACTGTTTGGATTCTGGCTGTTCTTGCTGGAAGGGAGGAGATGAGAAGCACGTCAGGGACACCAGCCCACTGAACATCAGGACTCTGGGGCAGGGCAAGGCTTTCAGAGGGCTCAGGAAGCGCTGACTCCACAAACAGCAAGCCACACAAAAGTAAGACCTGGAAAAGAACTTCCAGGGCTCCAAGACTCAGAAACAAATCTCCGAGAAAGAAAGGCAACAGGAAAGTCTGAAGAGCAGGCATCCCAGGAGACCCCTCTGTATGGAGGGTGCCTGAGTGTCTCTAAATCGGGATCACATAAGGGGAAGGGTCATGGGTAGGAGTGAGCCCCCGTCTGTACCTCCTGATCTGCAGCCGGAAGGACACATgctccccagcctcctccaggTTCTCCACACTCACCAACATCGTGATTCCTACCTGAAACCGGGAGGGCCTGAGTCACTGCCCAAAGGCCCGCCCTGGGCAGCCCTGTCTGGAACGCGCCCCCCGGTCCTCATCCTCCAGTTATCATTATTGTCTCCGTTTTACTCGGAAGCTCACTCAGAGGAAAGTCCTTCACCCAGGGACACGCAGTTAGGGAGCGTGAGGACAGGACTGCGGCCCAGAGCTATCTGCCTCCGAACCCAGCCCCTAAAGCCCTGCTGTCCGCCAGCCCTTCATGGAGGAGACCGAGCAGCCAGGACTCGGCAGCCTCACCCGGACATTCCTCTTCATGGGGTtgcccagctcacacagcaccaCCTTGGTCTCGTTCTCCTTCTTCTGGTTACAGATGAGCCTCTCAAAGCCCTTCGAGAAGGAAGTTTCGAGAAAGAAGATGGTTACTGAGCAGCCCATATATATTTAAACTCGTTGGAAAATCTGGAAAAGACTTGTGTGCCAGGGTGGGGAGGAGCGTTTCCTGGGGTGTGAGTTCAAGGGGCTGTCACAGGCTACGTTACGTATTACTCTAGCActttatgggtttttttgttgttgttgtttttaagagaaaaacacaaaacattacaTGGACTATGATCCCATTGTTATAAACtacatccataaaataaaaaataaatatgtacctacatatatatgtatctatcgATGTtgagaaaaaagactggaaggaaatttACCAAATGGTAACAGACGTTCCTGTTAACATTTAGCTCCTGAGCCATCTTTAGCTTGGGTTTTATCATAGAGTAGTcctcttccaaattaaaaaaaaaaaagaatcacagctTTTACAGCAAAGCATAAGAGATAGGATAGAAGAGAGTCCAAGGCTGCAGCACCTCCCAGGTCCAGGTAACCAGGTAAtgtcctggggtgggggcctcACCTCCATATTGCTGAAGGCCCGCATGTAGTGGGCACATGGCGGCAGGTGCACGGCCAGCTCAGCCTCGTAGGCCCCCTCCCCCTCATTGGCTGCATCCATTTGCAGCTCCAGCACGTTATCGGCTCCAATTAGGAGTGGGGAGCCCCCCCTATGGGGAGAAAGGAGTAAAGCTGAGGAGGCCGGGTCCTAGCTCAGGctctgggaggaggagaggggttGAGGACAATGGATGGGTGTCTGACACCCTAGGTGGGGAGGGGACGCAATCAGGGCCAACCCAGCCAGGGGATGGTAGAGTGGGACGTCTCCTCACACGCTGGCAGTGAGCTGAAGCTGCGGCACACACAGGTCATCTTCCCCACAGTCCAGGATGATGCGGGTCTGGAGGGGACATATCAGGGTATGTGGGTAAGTTGGGGGCACGTGAAGGTAGGGAATTAGAAGGCCTGAGAATGAAAGAAGTATAGAGATGACAGAAGGGCTTGGGTTTGTTGCGGGGTTTGGGACAATGTCAGGGTTTAGGTGGTGACATCAGGATTTCTATCAGTTTACAGGTGACATCAACACTTGGGGTTTAGGGCATATTGAGGTTTTAGGGTTTTCATTAGGGTTTAGAGTGACATCAGAGATTAGAGGTGACAATAGGTTTTGGGGTTCACATTACAGCTTggacactaaccctaaccctgacttTCTGGCAGGCGTCCTTCACCTCCCTTGActgcccgcccccgcccccacctgctcctgaACGTGGGTGTCTCCATGCAGCATGGCAGCAGGGGCCAGTCCATCCTCGGGCTGCAGGGACACGTTGACGCTGAGTACGATTGGGCTCAGCTTGTCCCGGAATTCGGCCTCGTCCTGAGGAGGGGATAAGAATCAGACCATCTTGCTACCATGAACCCCACAACTGAGCACCCCCGGACCCACAgtgcccagccccagcctgggcGTACACGGAGGAAGGCCATGGTGTTATGGCAGACGGGGCTGTGCCTCCCACTCAGGTCCAGGTGCACGGTGGTGCCCGCCTGTTGAGAAGTCAGCAGTAGCACCCGTCGGCCCTGGCGGGGCTTCTGCCGGTCCAGCTGCAGCTCAGCACTCAGGCCTGGCAGGGCAAGCAGGGGGGGTCGGGGCTTCCCTAGCCAGCCTCCAGGGGAGtccaggcctccctccctcctgttccCATCACATCACTCACGCAGCTTCTGAGGAATGTTGTGCCCAGTGGCTCCCACACACATTTGGATGTTAAAGCTGCAAAACCATGAGTGAGGCTCCAGGGTTAGGGCCCCCCAAGGTCCCAGATCCTGCCTGGCCCATGCCCTTCATCTCACCAGTTCACTTCTGTCTTGGTATGGGGAATGACACAATTCTTCACAGCAGGATTCAGTGAATCTTGCACCAGCAGCTGGACAGTGGCCATCACCACTGGCTGAGCTCTGGAGGGATGGGGGAGGCTTGCCATTGTGGCCCCTCTTTGCAgggtctcctcccttcccccccccccccccggagcCAGTGCTCACCTGTATACAACCACCTTGTCAGCCCTGTAAGCTCCCACCAGTAGGTCTATAGATATTGGGAGGGGGTCAGAACTGGCAATTAGAGAAAGGCATGGGGTCCTCATCTTCCCAGGGGTTCCCCACACCACTTCCCCCACTGGAGGTTTGACCTGGCCTGCCCTGGCTTCCCAGCCCCACAGACAGATCAGAGCTCTCAGTGGGGTACCAGGTCAGGCACAGTCCCTGTCCATGTTCCTTAGTATCTCCAGGTAATGCCCAAGGGCCCTTGTTGTCTAGTTGGAGGTAGTCAAGGGCACCTGGGTATCCATTGTCATCGATGTCTGTGGCACCTCTCAGGGAGAAGCCAAAGCCAGAGCCTGTGGGGAAGGGGCTGTCCAGAACCTGGGAGGGGCGTGAGCTAAGCCCCTCGCTCTGACCCAGGAACACCAGCACTTGGCCCCGACCACTGGGACCCCCATAGGGGGCAGCCACTGCAACATCTGGAAGGAGTAACAGAAAGGGAGTGTCTGTTATCCAATCTCTCCAGGTGGTCCTGTAAAACTTTCAGGAGCTTCTTC contains the following coding sequences:
- the ITGA2B gene encoding integrin alpha-IIb isoform X4, with translation MARALCPLHAFWLLEWVQLLLGPGASPPAWALNLDPVKLTFYTGPNGSHFGFSLDFYMDSQRSVAIVVGAPRTLGRNREETGGVFLCPWRAEGAQCSSLSFDLNDETRKVGSQTFQTFKAQQGLGASVVSWRDNIVVGSAGQGTGSSRGAGTCLAGWNPKSRPFPSPVALPQACSPWQHWNVLEMTEEAEKTPVGGCFVAQLQNSGRAEYSPCRTNTMSRVYKKNDFMDDKRYCEAGFSIAVTQAGELVLGAPGGYFFLGLLARAPIADIISTYRPGTLLWHVATQRLTLDSSQPEYFDGYRGYSVAVGEFDGNLNTTEYVLGAPTWSWTLGAVEVLHSSYRRLHLLRGEQVASYFGHSVAVTDVNGDGRHDLLVGAPLYMESRADRKLAEVGRVYLFLQPRDSHPLGAPSLLLTGTQLYGRFGSAIAPLGDLNRDGYNDVAVAAPYGGPSGRGQVLVFLGQSEGLSSRPSQVLDSPFPTGSGFGFSLRGATDIDDNGYPDLLVGAYRADKVVVYRAQPVVMATVQLLVQDSLNPAVKNCVIPHTKTEVNCFNIQMCVGATGHNIPQKLRLSAELQLDRQKPRQGRRVLLLTSQQAGTTVHLDLSGRHSPVCHNTMAFLRDEAEFRDKLSPIVLSVNVSLQPEDGLAPAAMLHGDTHVQEQTRIILDCGEDDLCVPQLQLTASVGGSPLLIGADNVLELQMDAANEGEGAYEAELAVHLPPCAHYMRAFSNMEGFERLICNQKKENETKVVLCELGNPMKRNVRVGITMLVSVENLEEAGEHVSFRLQIRSKNSQNPNSEAVLLDVPVRAEAHVELRGNSLPAFLVVAAEGDRENSSDFRGPKVVHKYELHNNGPGTVSGLRLSLHLPNQSQSSDLLYIEDIQPQGGLQCSPQTSPNPLKQAWGMPTSTPSSIATSRKRERRHAFLRGPKPPSGLQDPVLVRPLDQFVLQSHAWFNVSSLPYAVPALSLPSGDALVQTQVLRALEERDIPIWWVLIGVLGGLLLFTFLVLAMWKVRHEGRRDPQVGPGLALLTLTGRQRETVAQVGDHSPADLHLHYQNVILQRICSRAQTSGRGGTGSLSPLGPFPREGESQGMSLAFRNSDCRGGRLYLLPALSFLNGGGRPRSDPDPAPCSV
- the ITGA2B gene encoding integrin alpha-IIb isoform X5, giving the protein MARALCPLHAFWLLEWVQLLLGPGASPPAWALNLDPVKLTFYTGPNGSHFGFSLDFYMDSQRSVAIVVGAPRTLGRNREETGGVFLCPWRAEGAQCSSLSFDLNDETRKVGSQTFQTFKAQQGLGASVVSWRDNIVVGSAGQGTGSSRGAGTCLAGWNPKSRPFPSPVALPQACSPWQHWNVLEMTEEAEKTPVGGCFVAQLQNSGRAEYSPCRTNTMSRVYKKNDFMDDKRYCEAGFSIAVTQAGELVLGAPGGYFFLGLLARAPIADIISTYRPGTLLWHVATQRLTLDSSQPEYFDGYRGYSVAVGEFDGNLNTTEYVLGAPTWSWTLGAVEVLHSSYRRLHLLRGEQVASYFGHSVAVTDVNGDGRHDLLVGAPLYMESRADRKLAEVGRVYLFLQPRDSHPLGAPSLLLTGTQLYGRFGSAIAPLGDLNRDGYNDVAVAAPYGGPSGRGQVLVFLGQSEGLSSRPSQVLDSPFPTGSGFGFSLRGATDIDDNGYPDLLVGAYRADKVVVYRAQPVVMATVQLLVQDSLNPAVKNCVIPHTKTEVNCFNIQMCVGATGHNIPQKLRLSAELQLDRQKPRQGRRVLLLTSQQAGTTVHLDLSGRHSPVCHNTMAFLRDEAEFRDKLSPIVLSVNVSLQPEDGLAPAAMLHGDTHVQEQTRIILDCGEDDLCVPQLQLTASVGGSPLLIGADNVLELQMDAANEGEGAYEAELAVHLPPCAHYMRAFSNMEGFERLICNQKKENETKVVLCELGNPMKRNVRVGITMLVSVENLEEAGEHVSFRLQIRSKNSQNPNSEAVLLDVPVRAEAHVELRGNSLPAFLVVAAEGDRENSSDFRGPKVVHKYELHNNGPGTVSGLRLSLHLPNQSQSSDLLYIEDIQPQGGLQCSPQTSPNPLKQAWGMPTSTPSSIATSRKRERRHAFLRGPKPPSGLQDPVLVSCDSVPCTVVQCELQEMVRGQRAMVTVVAFLWLPSLRQRPLDQFVLQSHAWFNVSSLPYAVPALSLPSGDALVQTQVLRALEERDIPIWWVLIGVLGGLLLFTFLVLAMWKVGFFKRNRPPLEEDNEEEE
- the ITGA2B gene encoding integrin alpha-IIb isoform X2 encodes the protein MARALCPLHAFWLLEWVQLLLGPGASPPAWALNLDPVKLTFYTGPNGSHFGFSLDFYMDSQRSVAIVVGAPRTLGRNREETGGVFLCPWRAEGAQCSSLSFDLNDETRKVGSQTFQTFKAQQGLGASVVSWRDNIVVGSAGQGTGSSRGAGTCLAGWNPKSRPFPSPVALPQACSPWQHWNVLEMTEEAEKTPVGGCFVAQLQNSGRAEYSPCRTNTMSRVYKKNDFMDDKRYCEAGFSIAVTQAGELVLGAPGGYFFLGLLARAPIADIISTYRPGTLLWHVATQRLTLDSSQPEYFDGYRGYSVAVGEFDGNLNTTEYVLGAPTWSWTLGAVEVLHSSYRRLHLLRGEQVASYFGHSVAVTDVNGDGRHDLLVGAPLYMESRADRKLAEVGRVYLFLQPRDSHPLGAPSLLLTGTQLYGRFGSAIAPLGDLNRDGYNDVAVAAPYGGPSGRGQVLVFLGQSEGLSSRPSQVLDSPFPTGSGFGFSLRGATDIDDNGYPDLLVGAYRADKVVVYRAQPVVMATVQLLVQDSLNPAVKNCVIPHTKTEVNCFNIQMCVGATGHNIPQKLRLSAELQLDRQKPRQGRRVLLLTSQQAGTTVHLDLSGRHSPVCHNTMAFLRDEAEFRDKLSPIVLSVNVSLQPEDGLAPAAMLHGDTHVQEQTRIILDCGEDDLCVPQLQLTASVGGSPLLIGADNVLELQMDAANEGEGAYEAELAVHLPPCAHYMRAFSNMEGFERLICNQKKENETKVVLCELGNPMKRNVRVGITMLVSVENLEEAGEHVSFRLQIRSKNSQNPNSEAVLLDVPVRAEAHVELRGNSLPAFLVVAAEGDRENSSDFRGPKVVHKYELHNNGPGTVSGLRLSLHLPNQSQSSDLLYIEDIQPQGGLQCSPQTSPNPLKAWGMPTSTPSSIATSRKRERRHAFLRGPKPPSGLQDPVLVSCDSVPCTVVQCELQEMVRGQRAMVTVVAFLWLPSLRQRPLDQFVLQSHAWFNVSSLPYAVPALSLPSGDALVQTQVLRALEERDIPIWWVLIGVLGGLLLFTFLVLAMWKVRHEGRRDPQVGPGLALLTLTGRQRETVAQVGDHSPADLHLHYQNVILQRICSRAQTSGRGGTGSLSPLGPFPREGESQGMSLAFRNSDCRGGRLYLLPALSFLNGGGRPRSDPDPAPCSV
- the ITGA2B gene encoding integrin alpha-IIb isoform X1, giving the protein MARALCPLHAFWLLEWVQLLLGPGASPPAWALNLDPVKLTFYTGPNGSHFGFSLDFYMDSQRSVAIVVGAPRTLGRNREETGGVFLCPWRAEGAQCSSLSFDLNDETRKVGSQTFQTFKAQQGLGASVVSWRDNIVVGSAGQGTGSSRGAGTCLAGWNPKSRPFPSPVALPQACSPWQHWNVLEMTEEAEKTPVGGCFVAQLQNSGRAEYSPCRTNTMSRVYKKNDFMDDKRYCEAGFSIAVTQAGELVLGAPGGYFFLGLLARAPIADIISTYRPGTLLWHVATQRLTLDSSQPEYFDGYRGYSVAVGEFDGNLNTTEYVLGAPTWSWTLGAVEVLHSSYRRLHLLRGEQVASYFGHSVAVTDVNGDGRHDLLVGAPLYMESRADRKLAEVGRVYLFLQPRDSHPLGAPSLLLTGTQLYGRFGSAIAPLGDLNRDGYNDVAVAAPYGGPSGRGQVLVFLGQSEGLSSRPSQVLDSPFPTGSGFGFSLRGATDIDDNGYPDLLVGAYRADKVVVYRAQPVVMATVQLLVQDSLNPAVKNCVIPHTKTEVNCFNIQMCVGATGHNIPQKLRLSAELQLDRQKPRQGRRVLLLTSQQAGTTVHLDLSGRHSPVCHNTMAFLRDEAEFRDKLSPIVLSVNVSLQPEDGLAPAAMLHGDTHVQEQTRIILDCGEDDLCVPQLQLTASVGGSPLLIGADNVLELQMDAANEGEGAYEAELAVHLPPCAHYMRAFSNMEGFERLICNQKKENETKVVLCELGNPMKRNVRVGITMLVSVENLEEAGEHVSFRLQIRSKNSQNPNSEAVLLDVPVRAEAHVELRGNSLPAFLVVAAEGDRENSSDFRGPKVVHKYELHNNGPGTVSGLRLSLHLPNQSQSSDLLYIEDIQPQGGLQCSPQTSPNPLKQAWGMPTSTPSSIATSRKRERRHAFLRGPKPPSGLQDPVLVSCDSVPCTVVQCELQEMVRGQRAMVTVVAFLWLPSLRQRPLDQFVLQSHAWFNVSSLPYAVPALSLPSGDALVQTQVLRALEERDIPIWWVLIGVLGGLLLFTFLVLAMWKVRHEGRRDPQVGPGLALLTLTGRQRETVAQVGDHSPADLHLHYQNVILQRICSRAQTSGRGGTGSLSPLGPFPREGESQGMSLAFRNSDCRGGRLYLLPALSFLNGGGRPRSDPDPAPCSV
- the ITGA2B gene encoding integrin alpha-IIb isoform X6, whose amino-acid sequence is MARALCPLHAFWLLEWVQLLLGPGASPPAWALNLDPVKLTFYTGPNGSHFGFSLDFYMDSQRSVAIVVGAPRTLGRNREETGGVFLCPWRAEGAQCSSLSFDLNDETRKVGSQTFQTFKAQQGLGASVVSWRDNIVACSPWQHWNVLEMTEEAEKTPVGGCFVAQLQNSGRAEYSPCRTNTMSRVYKKNDFMDDKRYCEAGFSIAVTQAGELVLGAPGGYFFLGLLARAPIADIISTYRPGTLLWHVATQRLTLDSSQPEYFDGYRGYSVAVGEFDGNLNTTEYVLGAPTWSWTLGAVEVLHSSYRRLHLLRGEQVASYFGHSVAVTDVNGDGRHDLLVGAPLYMESRADRKLAEVGRVYLFLQPRDSHPLGAPSLLLTGTQLYGRFGSAIAPLGDLNRDGYNDVAVAAPYGGPSGRGQVLVFLGQSEGLSSRPSQVLDSPFPTGSGFGFSLRGATDIDDNGYPDLLVGAYRADKVVVYRAQPVVMATVQLLVQDSLNPAVKNCVIPHTKTEVNCFNIQMCVGATGHNIPQKLRLSAELQLDRQKPRQGRRVLLLTSQQAGTTVHLDLSGRHSPVCHNTMAFLRDEAEFRDKLSPIVLSVNVSLQPEDGLAPAAMLHGDTHVQEQTRIILDCGEDDLCVPQLQLTASVGGSPLLIGADNVLELQMDAANEGEGAYEAELAVHLPPCAHYMRAFSNMEGFERLICNQKKENETKVVLCELGNPMKRNVRVGITMLVSVENLEEAGEHVSFRLQIRSKNSQNPNSEAVLLDVPVRAEAHVELRGNSLPAFLVVAAEGDRENSSDFRGPKVVHKYELHNNGPGTVSGLRLSLHLPNQSQSSDLLYIEDIQPQGGLQCSPQTSPNPLKQAWGMPTSTPSSIATSRKRERRHAFLRGPKPPSGLQDPVLVSCDSVPCTVVQCELQEMVRGQRAMVTVVAFLWLPSLRQRPLDQFVLQSHAWFNVSSLPYAVPALSLPSGDALVQTQVLRALEERDIPIWWVLIGVLGGLLLFTFLVLAMWKVGFFKRNRPPLEEDNEEEE